One window of Myxocyprinus asiaticus isolate MX2 ecotype Aquarium Trade chromosome 6, UBuf_Myxa_2, whole genome shotgun sequence genomic DNA carries:
- the LOC127442666 gene encoding NACHT, LRR and PYD domains-containing protein 1 homolog isoform X2, which produces MDRDTERAQFVDAHWAELVQRVEKVMAIAEGLQSSNMLHWESYCNIKAADTNQKKMRELYGTLHSGGNTVKSAFYSGLEKHESPLLVDLGSRPQTAEGQLEILDKYKKWIQKEYEFVTEYNSLPGEHVLLSERYTQPLIIMRHREKREREEEMCSMGDSFQQLLSSRSNADKDTSVLDALFTAGNKGISPSAVILQGNSGNGKSFTAQKIMLDWASGNLSREEFEYIFHLKCKELNRMSGEQSLLELLRYNSNLTSVQISQMLHKSQERGLFIIDGFDELRFPNGDMPNTSIPNHLSEKALPEASLRALLSGHILSESCLLVTTRSTATDVLSKLLKKPQCFTEIIGFSEKEVEEYFQKFFQDEELFSKAYECVKANETLFTACSIPVICWIICTVIRERFNDGVDVTSGLETTTSIYVDFVSTLLEHHCQGLNQSVLTLLGNLGQLAERGMLEKQVLFDEKTVKETVPDPAGSPFLGKFLFKKRTRQETMFSFMHLSFQEFFTALYYISMDEKEFLSKLIERFHSHWQSYGAEYMDENCPLKYGCPEGHFLPVIRFLCGLSNKEVSSFLKETHSLSVPSSVIAQLEEWIIHVSTDQVYNFLPFILHCLYELHEKDFVRKAIEAWREIDMSWDPLSRTDCWALLYCLECCPNFRSLKLNFAAKELKMLQSVLRRTPKLELNGSCLSDQCVQQVLLALRKQRTVGGLQVALKNISADIALIITDFLQSTEKWEEISLMTNVACSDAENLCSSLRLFNFDGKLVLNVVRWCSSPQNEPSLSEIILKFPCLEVHSFNLKTFLLAFHNVNCSTEQSADFDKQVDALLSHLPSVSGLSGIHFSVPLLTERWASKILFLIQSCPSLAGLSCNASSGSSGDAQGIHGFLMEEGIRLLKESPKRPDCTLKIRGVRCCKSTADRCTHQTEEFEKLDCNQRVTIEFCGETCTEEIN; this is translated from the exons GTGCTCAGTTTGTAGACGCCCACTGGGCAGAGCTTGTTCAGAGGGTTGAAAAGGTGATGGCGATAGCAGAAGGGCTGCAGTCAAGTAATATGCTACACTGGGAGTCATATTGTAATATCAAAGCAGCAGATACCAACCAGAAGAAAATGAGAGAGCTTTATGGAACATTGCACTCTGGTGGAAACACAGTTAAATCTGCGTTTTACTCTGGACTGGAAAAGCATGAGTCACCCTTGCTTGTAGACCTGG GTAGCAGACCACAAACTGCAGAAGGTCAGTTAGAAATTTTAG ATAAATATAAGAAGTGGATCCAGAAAGAATATGAATTTGTGACAGAGTATAACTCTCTGCCTGGTGAACACGTGCTCCTGTCTGAGCGCTACACACAGCCTCTGATCATCATGAGACACAGAGAAAAGAGAGAGCGAGAAGAAGAGATGTGCTCCATGGGAGACAGTTTCCAGCAGCTCCTCAGCTCAAGGAGTAATGCAGACAAGGACACCTCTGTCTTGGATGCACTTTTCACTGCAGGTAATAAGGGAATCAGTCCCAGTGCTGTCATTCTCCAAGGAAACTCTGGGAATGGAAAATCCTTCACTGCACAAAAGATCATGTTAGATTGGGCATCTGGAAATCTCAGCAGAGAGGAATTTGAGTACATCTTTCACTTGAAATGCAAAGAACTGAATCGCATGTCTGGAGAGCAGAGTTTGCTAGAGCTTTTGAGGTACAACTCTAATTTAACATCAGTTCAGATCTCACAGATGCTGCACAAGTCACAAGAAAGAGGGCTTTTCATCATTGATGGATTTGATGAGCTCAGATTTCCAAATGGTGACATGCCTAACACATCAATACCCAACCATTTGTCTGAAAAAGCTCTACCTGAGGCTTCTCTGAGGGCTTTGTTGAgtggtcacattttgtctgagtCCTGCCTGCTCGTCACCACCAGATCTACTGCTACAGATGTGCTGAGCAAGCTGCTCAAGAAACCTCAGTGTTTCACTGAGATAATCGGGTTCTCTGAGAAGGAGGTGGAGGAGTACTTCCAGAAGTTTTTTCAGGATGAGGAACTCTTCAGTAAAGCTTATGAGTGTGTGAAAGCCAATGAAACCCTCTTTACTGCCTGCTCCATCCCTGTCATTTGCTGGATCATCTGCACAGTTATCAGAGAGAGGTTCAATGATGGTGTAGATGTAACAAGCGGATTAGAAACAACCACCTCCATATATGTTGACTTTGTGTCCACTCTTCTGGAGCATCACTGCCAGGGTTTGAATCAGTCTGTCCTGACCCTGCTGGGGAATTTGGGTCAACTAGCAGAGAGAGGGATGCTGGAAAAGCAAGTCCTGTTTGATGAGAAAACGGTGAAAGAAACCGTTCCAGACCCTGCTGGTAGTCCATTTCTGGGAAAGTTCCTCTTTAAGAAACGAACCCGCCAGGAGACAATGTTCAGTTTTATGCATCTCAGTTTTCAGGAGTTTTTCACTGCTCTTTACTACATCTCAATGGATGAAAAAGAGTTTCTGAGTAAACTAATAGAGCGGTTTCACTCTCACTGGCAAAGCTACGGTGCCGAATACATGGATGAGAATTGTCCATTAAAGTATGGATGTCCTGAAGGTCATTTCCTGCCTGTGATTCGGTTCCTCTGTGGTCTCTCCAATAAGGAAGTGAGCAGCTTTCTCAAGGAGACACATAGTCTGTCAGTCCCTTCCTCTGTAATTGCACAGCTGGAAGAATGGATCATTCATGTCAGCACAGATCAAGTCTACAATTTCTTGCCCTTCATTCTTCACTGTCTCTATGAGCTCCACGAAAAGGACTTTGTGCGGAAAGCCATTGAAGCTTGGAGGGAGATAGACATGTCCTGGGATCCACTAAGCAGGACAGACTGCTGGgcactgttatactgtctggagTGCTGTCCTAACTTCAGAAGCCTGAAGCTTAACTTTGCAGCCAAGGAGCTGAAAATGCTTCAGTCTGTGCTACGCAGGACGCCCAAACTAGA GCTGAACGGCAGTTGTCTGTCAGATCAGTGTGTGCAGCAGGTTCTTCTTGCTTTACGCAAACAAAGGACTGTGGGTGGACTTCAGGTTGCATTGAAGAACATCTCCGCTGACATTGCACTCATTATCACTGACTTTCTGCAAAGCACAGAGAAATGGGAGGAGATCAG TTTAATGACGAATGTGGCCTGCAGTGATGCAGAGAATCTCTGCTCGTCCCTGAGACTCTTTAACTTTGACGGAAAGCTTGT GTTGAATGTGGTGAGGTGGTGTTCAAGCCCACAGAATGAACCCTCACTCTCAGAAATCATTCTGAAATTTCCATGCCTAGAAGTGCACAGTTTTAATCTGAAGACTTTCTTACTGGCATTCCACAATGTAAACTGTTCAACAGAACA AAGTGCAGATTTTGATAAACAGGTAGATGCTCTGCTGTCTCATCTACCCTCTGTGTCTGGTTTGAGTGGGATTCATTTTTCTGTTCCCCTCCTGACTGAGAGATGGGCTTCCAAAATCCTCTTCCTTATCCAGTCCTGCCCTAGTCTGGCAGGGCTCAG TTGTAATGCTAGTTCAGGGAGCTCTGGTGATGCACAGGGGATCCATGGATTTTTAATGGAGGAGGGAATCAGATTACTGAAGGAATCTCCCAAACGTCCTGACTGTACTCTGAAGATTAGAGG GGTCCGATGCTGTAAATCCACCGCTGACCGCTGCACTCATCAGACCGAAGAGTTCGAGAAACTCGACTGCAACCAGAGAGTGACCATTGAGTTCTGTGGGGAGACATGTACAGAAGAAATAAACTGA
- the LOC127442666 gene encoding NACHT, LRR and PYD domains-containing protein 1 homolog isoform X1, translated as MDRDTERAQFVDAHWAELVQRVEKVMAIAEGLQSSNMLHWESYCNIKAADTNQKKMRELYGTLHSGGNTVKSAFYSGLEKHESPLLVDLGSRPQTAEGQLEILDKYKKWIQKEYEFVTEYNSLPGEHVLLSERYTQPLIIMRHREKREREEEMCSMGDSFQQLLSSRSNADKDTSVLDALFTAGNKGISPSAVILQGNSGNGKSFTAQKIMLDWASGNLSREEFEYIFHLKCKELNRMSGEQSLLELLRYNSNLTSVQISQMLHKSQERGLFIIDGFDELRFPNGDMPNTSIPNHLSEKALPEASLRALLSGHILSESCLLVTTRSTATDVLSKLLKKPQCFTEIIGFSEKEVEEYFQKFFQDEELFSKAYECVKANETLFTACSIPVICWIICTVIRERFNDGVDVTSGLETTTSIYVDFVSTLLEHHCQGLNQSVLTLLGNLGQLAERGMLEKQVLFDEKTVKETVPDPAGSPFLGKFLFKKRTRQETMFSFMHLSFQEFFTALYYISMDEKEFLSKLIERFHSHWQSYGAEYMDENCPLKYGCPEGHFLPVIRFLCGLSNKEVSSFLKETHSLSVPSSVIAQLEEWIIHVSTDQVYNFLPFILHCLYELHEKDFVRKAIEAWREIDMSWDPLSRTDCWALLYCLECCPNFRSLKLNFAAKELKMLQSVLRRTPKLELTVQNFSDTDVTDLISALGEGKILTELRLNGSCLSDQCVQQVLLALRKQRTVGGLQVALKNISADIALIITDFLQSTEKWEEISLMTNVACSDAENLCSSLRLFNFDGKLVLNVVRWCSSPQNEPSLSEIILKFPCLEVHSFNLKTFLLAFHNVNCSTEQSADFDKQVDALLSHLPSVSGLSGIHFSVPLLTERWASKILFLIQSCPSLAGLSCNASSGSSGDAQGIHGFLMEEGIRLLKESPKRPDCTLKIRGVRCCKSTADRCTHQTEEFEKLDCNQRVTIEFCGETCTEEIN; from the exons GTGCTCAGTTTGTAGACGCCCACTGGGCAGAGCTTGTTCAGAGGGTTGAAAAGGTGATGGCGATAGCAGAAGGGCTGCAGTCAAGTAATATGCTACACTGGGAGTCATATTGTAATATCAAAGCAGCAGATACCAACCAGAAGAAAATGAGAGAGCTTTATGGAACATTGCACTCTGGTGGAAACACAGTTAAATCTGCGTTTTACTCTGGACTGGAAAAGCATGAGTCACCCTTGCTTGTAGACCTGG GTAGCAGACCACAAACTGCAGAAGGTCAGTTAGAAATTTTAG ATAAATATAAGAAGTGGATCCAGAAAGAATATGAATTTGTGACAGAGTATAACTCTCTGCCTGGTGAACACGTGCTCCTGTCTGAGCGCTACACACAGCCTCTGATCATCATGAGACACAGAGAAAAGAGAGAGCGAGAAGAAGAGATGTGCTCCATGGGAGACAGTTTCCAGCAGCTCCTCAGCTCAAGGAGTAATGCAGACAAGGACACCTCTGTCTTGGATGCACTTTTCACTGCAGGTAATAAGGGAATCAGTCCCAGTGCTGTCATTCTCCAAGGAAACTCTGGGAATGGAAAATCCTTCACTGCACAAAAGATCATGTTAGATTGGGCATCTGGAAATCTCAGCAGAGAGGAATTTGAGTACATCTTTCACTTGAAATGCAAAGAACTGAATCGCATGTCTGGAGAGCAGAGTTTGCTAGAGCTTTTGAGGTACAACTCTAATTTAACATCAGTTCAGATCTCACAGATGCTGCACAAGTCACAAGAAAGAGGGCTTTTCATCATTGATGGATTTGATGAGCTCAGATTTCCAAATGGTGACATGCCTAACACATCAATACCCAACCATTTGTCTGAAAAAGCTCTACCTGAGGCTTCTCTGAGGGCTTTGTTGAgtggtcacattttgtctgagtCCTGCCTGCTCGTCACCACCAGATCTACTGCTACAGATGTGCTGAGCAAGCTGCTCAAGAAACCTCAGTGTTTCACTGAGATAATCGGGTTCTCTGAGAAGGAGGTGGAGGAGTACTTCCAGAAGTTTTTTCAGGATGAGGAACTCTTCAGTAAAGCTTATGAGTGTGTGAAAGCCAATGAAACCCTCTTTACTGCCTGCTCCATCCCTGTCATTTGCTGGATCATCTGCACAGTTATCAGAGAGAGGTTCAATGATGGTGTAGATGTAACAAGCGGATTAGAAACAACCACCTCCATATATGTTGACTTTGTGTCCACTCTTCTGGAGCATCACTGCCAGGGTTTGAATCAGTCTGTCCTGACCCTGCTGGGGAATTTGGGTCAACTAGCAGAGAGAGGGATGCTGGAAAAGCAAGTCCTGTTTGATGAGAAAACGGTGAAAGAAACCGTTCCAGACCCTGCTGGTAGTCCATTTCTGGGAAAGTTCCTCTTTAAGAAACGAACCCGCCAGGAGACAATGTTCAGTTTTATGCATCTCAGTTTTCAGGAGTTTTTCACTGCTCTTTACTACATCTCAATGGATGAAAAAGAGTTTCTGAGTAAACTAATAGAGCGGTTTCACTCTCACTGGCAAAGCTACGGTGCCGAATACATGGATGAGAATTGTCCATTAAAGTATGGATGTCCTGAAGGTCATTTCCTGCCTGTGATTCGGTTCCTCTGTGGTCTCTCCAATAAGGAAGTGAGCAGCTTTCTCAAGGAGACACATAGTCTGTCAGTCCCTTCCTCTGTAATTGCACAGCTGGAAGAATGGATCATTCATGTCAGCACAGATCAAGTCTACAATTTCTTGCCCTTCATTCTTCACTGTCTCTATGAGCTCCACGAAAAGGACTTTGTGCGGAAAGCCATTGAAGCTTGGAGGGAGATAGACATGTCCTGGGATCCACTAAGCAGGACAGACTGCTGGgcactgttatactgtctggagTGCTGTCCTAACTTCAGAAGCCTGAAGCTTAACTTTGCAGCCAAGGAGCTGAAAATGCTTCAGTCTGTGCTACGCAGGACGCCCAAACTAGA gTTGACGGTGCAAAACTTTTCAGACACAGATGTTACTGATCTGATCTCAGCTCTTGGAGAAGGAAAGATACTGACAGAGTTGCG GCTGAACGGCAGTTGTCTGTCAGATCAGTGTGTGCAGCAGGTTCTTCTTGCTTTACGCAAACAAAGGACTGTGGGTGGACTTCAGGTTGCATTGAAGAACATCTCCGCTGACATTGCACTCATTATCACTGACTTTCTGCAAAGCACAGAGAAATGGGAGGAGATCAG TTTAATGACGAATGTGGCCTGCAGTGATGCAGAGAATCTCTGCTCGTCCCTGAGACTCTTTAACTTTGACGGAAAGCTTGT GTTGAATGTGGTGAGGTGGTGTTCAAGCCCACAGAATGAACCCTCACTCTCAGAAATCATTCTGAAATTTCCATGCCTAGAAGTGCACAGTTTTAATCTGAAGACTTTCTTACTGGCATTCCACAATGTAAACTGTTCAACAGAACA AAGTGCAGATTTTGATAAACAGGTAGATGCTCTGCTGTCTCATCTACCCTCTGTGTCTGGTTTGAGTGGGATTCATTTTTCTGTTCCCCTCCTGACTGAGAGATGGGCTTCCAAAATCCTCTTCCTTATCCAGTCCTGCCCTAGTCTGGCAGGGCTCAG TTGTAATGCTAGTTCAGGGAGCTCTGGTGATGCACAGGGGATCCATGGATTTTTAATGGAGGAGGGAATCAGATTACTGAAGGAATCTCCCAAACGTCCTGACTGTACTCTGAAGATTAGAGG GGTCCGATGCTGTAAATCCACCGCTGACCGCTGCACTCATCAGACCGAAGAGTTCGAGAAACTCGACTGCAACCAGAGAGTGACCATTGAGTTCTGTGGGGAGACATGTACAGAAGAAATAAACTGA